In Trichocoleus sp., the following are encoded in one genomic region:
- a CDS encoding helix-turn-helix transcriptional regulator, whose protein sequence is MIQNEELNIKQRFGQAVRRRRRELDLTQEVLAERAGVHRSYIANLERGKINPALENIEKISISLEISIADLFASYCGFKGKNNHES, encoded by the coding sequence GTGATCCAAAATGAAGAACTCAACATTAAACAACGCTTTGGGCAAGCTGTGCGACGACGACGACGAGAGCTTGACCTCACACAGGAAGTTCTAGCTGAGCGAGCAGGAGTTCATCGTAGCTATATTGCTAATCTTGAACGGGGGAAAATCAACCCCGCTTTAGAAAATATCGAAAAGATTTCTATATCGCTGGAAATTTCAATTGCTGATCTGTTTGCAAGCTACTGTGGCTTTAAAGGCAAGAATAACCACGAGAGCTAG
- a CDS encoding ABC-three component system middle component 2: MTSPFNSPLEIGIRSLTILTAIYPRSLDLQFLVFFDYFTVHSGDVHGPDSLHAPLPLRSGELTIKRGLIERGLLLMISRGLVEHIVSSNGFEYQASDNASAFLSMLSSPYINRLKERAEWVTERFGNSSLQELKQIEQSFFRNWSTQFQPLETPGRQGQ, encoded by the coding sequence ATGACCTCACCTTTTAATAGTCCGCTTGAAATCGGAATTAGATCTTTAACTATATTAACAGCGATATATCCTCGTTCACTCGACCTTCAGTTCTTAGTTTTCTTTGATTATTTTACAGTTCATTCAGGTGATGTTCACGGTCCAGATAGTTTGCATGCTCCACTGCCACTTCGCTCAGGTGAACTGACTATCAAACGAGGATTGATTGAGCGTGGATTGTTATTGATGATCAGTCGTGGTCTTGTAGAGCATATAGTTTCATCCAACGGATTTGAATATCAAGCATCAGATAACGCAAGTGCGTTCCTTTCAATGCTGAGTTCTCCATACATTAATAGGCTTAAAGAACGTGCAGAATGGGTAACTGAGAGATTTGGTAATTCGTCTCTTCAGGAGTTGAAGCAAATAGAGCAAAGTTTCTTTCGGAATTGGTCTACCCAATTTCAGCCATTAGAGACCCCAGGGAGGCAAGGACAATGA
- a CDS encoding ABC-three component system protein, with the protein MTADKDIMKPIAPAASASYPSAEHVSTGLPINKVIRVKTFSPEEWESFTGECISSLKDLYVSVEPSGGAGDMGIDVAGYTTKDLKGEWDNYQCKHYDHALAPSDIWIEFGKVIYYSYKKKYSVPRKYYFVAPHGVGTKLTRLLRNPVELKQEIKLNWEKHCKNKITESESIPLEDGLLDWFESFDFSIFSSKTVVEMIEQHSKTPFHSVRFGGGLPPRPAVPHPPEDHDVTESRYIKHLFNAYTEHLGTPISKLEDLSTASKPALKKDFLRQRERFYHAEYLRNYARDTVPNGTFERLQNEIYHGVVDIHGDDHADGLARMRATVSQAAQIPITSNPLASVVQTQDRQGICHQLANEDKLIWVSTDEEL; encoded by the coding sequence TTGACAGCAGACAAAGACATAATGAAGCCAATAGCTCCAGCGGCATCCGCATCGTATCCATCGGCAGAGCATGTTTCAACTGGACTCCCAATAAATAAAGTAATTCGTGTTAAAACCTTCTCTCCAGAAGAATGGGAATCCTTTACAGGAGAGTGTATAAGTTCCTTAAAAGATTTATATGTCTCTGTTGAGCCGTCTGGAGGTGCAGGGGATATGGGTATAGATGTTGCGGGCTATACAACTAAAGACTTGAAAGGTGAATGGGATAATTACCAATGCAAGCATTATGACCATGCACTTGCTCCAAGCGACATTTGGATCGAATTTGGTAAAGTTATTTATTACTCATATAAGAAAAAATATTCTGTTCCCCGCAAGTATTATTTTGTTGCACCTCATGGTGTAGGTACAAAACTAACTAGATTACTTCGTAATCCGGTAGAACTTAAGCAAGAGATCAAATTGAATTGGGAAAAACACTGCAAAAATAAGATTACAGAAAGTGAAAGCATCCCACTAGAGGATGGTTTACTTGATTGGTTTGAAAGCTTTGATTTTTCCATTTTCTCATCGAAAACAGTTGTGGAAATGATAGAACAACACTCAAAAACACCTTTTCATTCCGTTCGATTTGGTGGAGGACTACCTCCAAGACCAGCAGTTCCACACCCCCCAGAAGATCACGATGTAACAGAGAGTCGCTATATCAAGCACTTATTTAATGCTTATACAGAACATCTAGGTACACCTATTAGTAAACTTGAAGACCTCTCTACGGCTTCTAAACCTGCCCTTAAAAAAGATTTTTTAAGGCAGAGGGAGCGATTCTATCACGCAGAGTATCTACGCAACTATGCTCGTGATACCGTCCCTAATGGCACCTTTGAAAGGTTGCAGAATGAGATTTATCACGGCGTTGTAGATATTCATGGAGATGATCACGCTGATGGATTAGCTCGAATGAGAGCAACAGTTTCTCAAGCAGCACAAATCCCAATAACATCAAATCCTTTAGCGAGTGTTGTCCAAACACAGGATAGGCAAGGTATTTGCCATCAGCTTGCTAATGAAGATAAATTAATTTGGGTATCGACGGATGAGGAGTTATGA
- a CDS encoding DUF2062 domain-containing protein, translated as MRWKRSLRYLYLRLLRLRDTPDQIAKGFAFGVFWGMFPLPGLQMAIAILTAALFRSSKIAAAAGTWLTNPITTLPFTALNFHIGQTVLGREWRDLPLGSLQSLQSFMELGTEFITAYLLGCAIVGFCGGTLSYIVGVPTVAYLKQRLDRRQRKQKRQKRWHQPSRF; from the coding sequence ATGCGCTGGAAACGATCGCTGCGTTATCTATATCTTCGATTACTACGGCTCCGAGACACACCCGATCAAATTGCCAAAGGGTTTGCTTTCGGTGTGTTCTGGGGAATGTTTCCCTTACCGGGGCTGCAAATGGCAATCGCGATTCTCACAGCGGCTCTGTTTCGCAGCAGTAAAATTGCAGCAGCAGCAGGCACTTGGCTAACCAACCCGATTACGACCCTTCCCTTCACTGCCCTCAATTTTCATATTGGACAAACCGTTTTAGGGCGAGAATGGCGCGATCTGCCGCTGGGTAGTCTCCAATCCTTGCAAAGCTTCATGGAGCTAGGCACAGAATTCATCACGGCTTATCTGCTGGGTTGTGCGATCGTTGGTTTTTGTGGTGGAACCTTGAGCTATATTGTCGGCGTCCCAACAGTAGCTTACCTGAAGCAGCGATTGGATCGACGGCAGCGAAAGCAGAAGCGGCAGAAGCGATGGCATCAACCTTCTCGTTTTTAG
- a CDS encoding metallophosphoesterase family protein produces the protein MTALLTVLAYALFGLRLLLQPFFAPAPHLLTDPFLQLPSPTSVQVVWFSEFNGKSHQVQYGNNLEQIAIAKTTKLSRVREDQQSNIGNPETDGQPYSKPTYREIWRHEAAVTDLQPNQRLPYRVQSTREDGQVLQSDRFTLAPTPTTNQPLKILLTSDHQLMPMTPANLQKVVETVGQVDVVLMAGDLVNVPDRASEWFDDSRGGAFFPSLQGRARYELERGGIKTRYQGGAIIQSAPLFTALGNHEVMGRFSLDTPLNDQFNDPIPSQAVEPLYQQVSKQINPTDDPMLWQNWMKNHTFNSDTYEEIFSLPNTSPGGKKYYAVTFGGIRLISLYATNIWRVPSLEPDARGRYRERDADLADPLRWGYGQHIFEPIAPGSPQYNWLQSELNSPEFQQAKYKIVMLHHPPHSLGDNIVPAYTNPVQIIDRFANGQIKSVRYEYPLAQDYLIRDVIPLLENAGVQLVHYGHSHLWNRFISPSGMHFLETSNVGNSYGAFIGNQRRNSPIGFKETYAVTGDPNGLEPIVPTLNPLQDENQNNLPYIASNDITVFSILETGSGIVSSYRFDTSKPNSEVVKFDQFLLGRQ, from the coding sequence GTGACAGCACTGCTCACTGTCTTAGCCTACGCTCTATTTGGCTTACGTCTTTTGCTACAACCTTTCTTTGCTCCAGCGCCTCACCTTTTAACTGATCCTTTTTTGCAACTGCCGTCTCCAACTTCGGTTCAAGTCGTTTGGTTCAGCGAATTTAATGGGAAATCGCATCAGGTGCAGTATGGCAATAACCTGGAGCAGATAGCGATCGCCAAGACAACAAAGCTCTCCCGAGTTCGGGAAGATCAGCAGTCAAACATCGGCAACCCCGAAACAGACGGACAGCCCTACTCAAAACCCACCTATCGAGAGATTTGGCGACACGAAGCAGCCGTAACCGACTTACAGCCCAACCAGCGACTTCCTTACCGCGTTCAAAGCACTCGAGAAGATGGTCAAGTATTGCAAAGCGATCGATTTACGCTGGCTCCAACTCCCACTACAAACCAGCCGCTCAAAATTCTCCTCACTTCAGATCACCAGCTGATGCCCATGACCCCTGCTAACTTGCAAAAAGTTGTGGAGACAGTAGGGCAAGTCGATGTAGTCTTGATGGCGGGTGATCTCGTGAACGTCCCCGATCGCGCTTCTGAGTGGTTTGATGACAGTCGGGGCGGAGCCTTTTTTCCCAGTTTGCAGGGACGTGCCCGCTATGAGTTAGAGCGAGGTGGCATCAAGACCCGCTATCAGGGAGGCGCAATTATTCAGTCAGCTCCACTCTTCACAGCATTAGGCAATCATGAAGTCATGGGTCGGTTCAGCCTTGACACTCCTCTCAATGATCAATTTAATGATCCAATTCCTTCACAAGCAGTAGAACCGCTGTACCAGCAAGTCAGCAAGCAGATTAATCCAACCGATGATCCGATGCTCTGGCAAAACTGGATGAAGAATCATACGTTTAATAGCGACACCTACGAGGAAATTTTTTCTCTGCCGAACACAAGTCCGGGCGGCAAAAAATATTATGCGGTCACATTTGGCGGCATTCGGCTGATCTCGCTTTATGCCACAAACATCTGGCGAGTTCCCAGCCTGGAACCCGATGCAAGAGGTCGCTATCGAGAACGAGATGCCGATTTGGCTGATCCCTTACGCTGGGGCTATGGACAGCACATTTTTGAACCGATCGCCCCTGGCAGCCCTCAATACAATTGGCTCCAATCTGAACTGAACAGCCCAGAATTCCAGCAGGCAAAATATAAGATCGTCATGCTTCACCACCCGCCCCATTCGTTGGGCGACAACATCGTTCCGGCATACACCAACCCGGTGCAGATCATCGATCGCTTTGCCAATGGTCAGATTAAATCGGTTCGCTATGAATACCCATTAGCGCAAGACTACCTCATTCGAGATGTCATCCCCTTACTGGAAAATGCAGGCGTGCAGCTAGTCCACTATGGACATTCTCACCTGTGGAATCGCTTTATCAGTCCATCTGGAATGCACTTTTTAGAAACCTCTAATGTTGGCAATAGCTATGGTGCATTTATCGGCAACCAGCGGCGGAACAGTCCGATCGGGTTTAAGGAAACTTATGCCGTAACAGGTGACCCAAATGGATTAGAGCCGATCGTGCCAACCTTGAACCCATTGCAGGATGAGAACCAAAACAATTTGCCTTACATTGCCAGCAACGATATCACCGTGTTTAGCATTTTAGAAACAGGCAGCGGCATTGTCAGCAGTTATCGATTTGACACCAGCAAGCCCAACTCGGAGGTCGTGAAATTCGACCAGTTTTTGTTAGGACGACAGTAA